CAATCATATCACCATTCTTGAACATGATTTGTTTGGTATCAAAAAGAACCCTTGGGAAATTTGGGAAGAGTTTGAAGCTTCACACTCATATTTTGGAAAAGACTTATATTTCTTCACTCTCTTAAAGAAGAAATCAGCCGCTAGTTCTCATATGGTTTGTACTATTGAAATGGGTACATGGGAAGCTGAAGATGTTAAAAAAGATATAGTTGATAAAGAAACGTGTCAACTCTTAGGTAATAGAAAACTTATCGATTTGAGAAGAGTGACACTATCTACGATTATGGATGGATCTTGCATGAATATAAACTTGATATGTCTTTTATCAACAATCTTTCCGTAagcaatatttatttaatattaacctTAATCATTATAATGTTAGAATTAAATCTAAGTTCCAATGTTTGTGTCACTTGATGCCATTGTgacattatttataatatgACTTAATTTGTATCTATGTTTTTTCAGGCCAAGAATTATGTTCTATGCCGATTTAGAAAAAATACAAGAACAAAGAATGTTGGCCAAAATAGAAGAAGGAAGATCGTCATTGAACAGCCGGAAACCACCGTATCGGTAAGTAAACcgcattattatttttaatattaattaattactaataatattatcttgcttgattaattattaatttccaATCGACTTTTAGTATTCAAGAATCAAGACGGGATTTTTTCAAGATTCCCGttgcattttttttagtttcttgGATGATTTTTACAATGTTTTTATACTTTTTGGGTTAAAAAGagtttattaatttgtttgaacTTCAAAATTGTAGTGATCTTGTGCGTATGCTTCGGCTTGCATATAGCAGTAAAAGATTTTAGATTTTGATTCAAATTATTAATGAATCTTtttagcaatttttttttttttgacgttCTTTTATGGCAACATTCACATAAGAATTAATTGATAGGATCATCAAAGTCTACTCAAATTTTGTTTCATTGATGtagatttgattatttttttagttttttcaattttaattagaaTCAAATTGATTTCTACCAAATTTGAATGCCATTGTATCCGTTATCCAAATTGATCTTTATCAAATAAGAGTAATAAGtgaattcttaaaattaaatgaagctgaaatctttaaaattttattatttttagataaattaacTCAAAcgaaataaattcaaaaatttatgattttatattgtatatatatacaGCTTCGATATTTAATGATCATTTAACTCcttaattgatattgtttttttacatttttaatttgtaggactttaaatttaataatgcTTCAATGAAGTTATACCCAGTTTATGAAACACCAATAACCCAATCTAACACTGGACAGAATAAATCAGAGGTGGCTAAAACAAAGTCCGAATACAGAACAAAGTCTGAAATAGTAAGTGCACCGTATATATTTGTTGCTATATTaattatgagtttaatttttatgcaGTTATAGTATAAAAAGTTTTACTGTAAATCATGACTTATTATAAGGTAattctataaatatttatgatgaAAATCAAACATTATTAACGATCTAAGATAAATTAAAagtgtaaaaattatttacatcgatatgaattaaattcattaattattaataaatttcacAAATATGTGTTACAAGTAATAAATCTTTTTAGAAAACATATTGAGTTTTAAGAAATGAgatcaatttcaaattagtTTGGTTTTTATAGGCAACAAATTAGTGTGCTTAGAATAGTAGTATGTTATTAGATTATcttatttgattaaaatctactcatattttattaagttttatggaacttgatttagattttaattgatatttatcaAATCTACCGAAATTTGATTTAGATTACATGTTTACCATAATATGGGTACTtgagtaaattaattattatattaattattgcaCCAAAGTATTTTATTTCAACTTCAAATCTTATTGAAACATATTTCAATATTagaataaatttgataaatcaatttcaaattttattttttgttgttcaTTCAATTCTTTATCAGTTTGTTACCTAAACTAAATATCCTTATTAATTTGCTCTTGTATTTCCATTTTGTAGGAGAAAAATAATGTTTGGTTGGAGAAAAATTATGACCAAAGATCAAGAAATCAAGTAGACAATGGAAATAACAAGATTGATGTTGTTAACACTATCAACACGACAACACCTAAATATAACAAAGTAGAAGATGGTGATGACTACATTATGATCACAGACGATGGTGATATTATTATgaacaaagaagaagaagatggtgATTAATTATGAACAAAGAAGTAGAAGATGGTGATGACTACATTATGATCAAAGATATGGTGATATCATTATgaacaaagaagaagaagatagtGATCTGATTATGAACAAAGAAGAGAAAGATGGTGGTCAAATTATGATTCAGCCATAGTTATTTGCAATGCAGTTGAAAAGTGTTAATGAAGGATGCTTGATCGAAGAGGAAGATGTTCCAATGATttccaattatttttataaggacttattgttggaaaaaaatttatattaaataaatagtagtGAATTAGCCACGAggatatttttgtatttgttgGTTGTTTCATTCATTTCCCTTTCATTTAGATGTAAATATTATGAAATATTGGATTAGAGATATTACATGGAATCAAAGTTCATGTTCAACCATTAATTTTTCCTTTATAACTTTTACCTTATTCATTTTCTGCAAAAATGGTGCGATCAAGCATCGTCACCCCATCTTTGGGCCTCATATAGGTTAGACTATAGATTTCCTTTGGTCgatctaaatttattttaacctCCGTATAACATGTTGTAGactcagttttttttttttttttgctatattaattattaacaaatttcACAATTGGTCATAAGGTTTTAAGAGAATTTTAGTTTTCTCCAAAGAGAGTGTGAATGTGTTTCAAGTAGTAATACATTTTTCAGAGATACTATAATACAATACTCTTCacatcatatttattttattttaacgaaaataacacaattattacattttagaaaaacatactaaatttctaaaaatcagATCAATTATAAAGTAGGTGCTTTGATCTAACACCTACAAATTGGTATGTTTTTTGGCAGCACCAAATTAGCATGCTTAAGATATtactatattttcattttttactaaaacccacacaaatttaattaaaatttaggaaatttagtttatttagattttgattgatatccaccaaaatttgattttgattacaTTGGAACTGATGTTTACATGGGTATtagaataaattaattgtattatttaaacttcaaattttattacatCATAATCAATATTAGACTAAATCTAATCAAACCAATTAAGcattttaattgcatttttttgttgacatgaattttaattgtatttgatCATTCAATTACTTATTATTGTGTTCATGTGGAACATAGTACAAATATAACAAAGTAGAAGATGGTGATCATATTATGATCAAAGAAGATGGTGAAATCATTATGAACAAAGATGATGGTGAAATTATTATGAACAATGAAGAATATGGTGATCTTAGTATGTTAAATGGACACAATATTCATGTTCAACCATCAATTGTTTCCTTTTGAAATTGACCttattaatttcttttcctTTATGCATAAAGGATCGTGCAGCCTACCCCTCTGCATTATCCACGCTCGGTCTCGCTTCCTTGTTTGGGAAATGGGTACCCCATCTCACCATCTCGGTTCTGAATCAGTTGGGAACAATAgtctaaaattgtaaaaatgatTAGTATATTGCTATGAAAAATTCCGCCACGAATTGAGTTTCACAAACCATATAACCAATTTCACCCAAATCCTGCAATAGGGTAGAACACTTTGAAGATCAGACAACCACCAAGCAGTATTGTAACTAGACACAACTCCAATATTTGGACGATCACAACGCTTGTATTACCACAATGTTGTGCTCCAGTGAGAATGTCTCAAGGCTTAATCATCCACTAGAAGTGAGCTTAGCAATCTTCGTAGCAATATGAATTTACAACCAACAACAGTACTTGCTCCATAATAAGAGACCTTCAATTTAGTGGTCGTCTTCATTGATTCCAGGGCAGTTGACTAAAAGGGCAGAACTTGATTCATACTAgagaaataaagagaaaaaatacaTTGTCATcgtcatttaaaaatatataatctgAGTTTCAGTTAAATAATATAGATAAATAATGTTAATACTCACTTTGCATCCACAGAAGAGGCAGTAATTGAACTCATCCCTCAGTTTCATCAAAACATCGAGCAAGTcctacatttattttttttgtcaatttgcAACCAATTCAAAAAAGGATTACCAAGATCAATAACTATGagctaaaaaattgaaaatcaaaatgaattgTAATAacttctttctcttctttttattaaaaattgtaataatttcTGAATAcagtaaacaacaaaaaaacaagcAATTATGACCGAGAGTAGAGAAAGCTCGTATATGGTTCAATTTTGTCAATCTCGGATAGTAGAAAATAACGGTATGTTCAGATTCCACTATGCTACAACGCTATAGCACCACAATAGTTGCTACTTGACTCTactttgtactaaataatgTATTCTGCAgtaataatttgtttaaattatgTTACGCTATAGCGCCACTATTTGACCACATTGACGTGGTTTCAGGATAGTGTTTGAGCATATTGAAAACTAAGTTACAAAAAATTCACATTAATATGTATGGTTAAATTACACACCTCTTCTgttatttcttcttcttcttcatcttcaccCTCTGCATCATCCTCATTCTTCTCTGGCTCCACAATTTCCCGATTCTCCAATTGGTCAAGGGCAGCCTTAGCCTTGttgaaattaacaataattcTCCTACTCTGCCACCGTGACTTCTGCCTAGACCCGAATTCTTGCATCAGAGCCTGCTCATTCCTCCTTTTCCTGTCAATCATGATTTCCtccattttcttcttctccttgtgGGGATCCTCTAAGCCTATACCTGCTCGTGACCGTCGAATTTCAATCCCAATTGGTTCAGCCCTGCCCGAGCCTTGCTTTCCAAGGGCAGAACCTGGAGTATAACCCATCTGTTTGAGTAGCTTAAACCCAATGTTGGATTGTGGTATTGGAGCTTCCACTTTCGCTAATGTTTGTTCATCCTCTTGTATTTGCTTTCTTTCTCTTTCGATTTTCCGTCGTTCTTGCCAGTTAAAAGTTTTCAACTGACTCTTGGAAGAGTTGATTGAAAGATCTTTCTTGTCCGAAATCTGCATAGTTAAAAGGGAGTTATCACATAACATTTTGTATCGTCCCTATAAATTGCTAAACGAAAGGATAAAGAAATTCAAGCTTTTCATTTTctctattctttttcttttactgGGAATATTAAATTGGGATACTTAAAAACTTTTGGGTTTATTCAGAGTTGAGGAATTTAGCAACCCTACTAATGTTCTGAATAAACACTCAAATTTAGTTCCAGATACTAACATAATCTAGCTAATTACTAgcatttgcttataaaaaaaaaaaactcaaaaacagTCATCCATGGATACATTATTAACATGGCAGATCTAGTTGGCCTTCAAAGATTTTGAACATCAATTTGATCAACATTGTTAAAACAAACATCACTTTCGTCCCTAAATATATCGTTGGACATCAATCAATCAATGTGGTTTACATACACTGATATTCAACTTCCTTGAAAAACTGGTCTGGTGCATAGTTTtcacccttaatttttaaacgGAGTTACTACAAGACTTCATATTGAAGGTGTCGGTGTCCCACATGTGTTGGTGTCAGTGATGGACACCAACTCAAACACGACATATGTAgttacattcaatcacttcTATTATCTCAAATTGCTACTGGTGTCTAATTGTCTGTGTCATTGTCGTGTCCAGTGTTCATGTGTTTGGTGCTTAGATTGCTATCCATTTGAGGtctaagaaaattatatataatttaatttggcAAGGGATTGATAAGCAAAACAGCCTCCTGATCAATGCATTATAGATCTCTAGTGCAAATTCCACCGAATAAAAAAATCATCCCTATGACATGTAGCTGTGTAAATAAAAAGTGCAAATGAAAACCAAGTGATTAGAAACTAGAGCATCATCTTTTCCTTCAAAATGTAAACTTAAGCTCAATTTTCAAGGACAAATACAGTTATTGTAAAATGAAAGTAAAGTATGGGGAGCATGAACACCTAATCAATTGTAAAATCATGCCTCAAAGATTgtaaaactgaaaatgaaaatggtaCCCTTTTTGATGAAGACTTCGGATTTGGAGGGTCGATAGCATCAGAAGGAAGAAACCGAGAAAGGTCCCCCATGTAGTCATCTTCTTGTTCTTCGTTGTTGCTTTGCCTGTTTACTGCTGATTCATTCATGGTGAATATTGCCACTATGGGCTTCGAAAGACGCGCATGCAGGTGAGGTGATGAGTGCAACCTGATATGGGCCTACTAAGGCCCACACGTGATTCTCCTAGCTGAGCCGAACAAGTTTTacaagatcacccaacccaaaCTGTTGttatttccaaaataaatatatttgaagtttttttattgaaaaggGAATGAACCAGCAACACTACTAGGTGAACAGACTCCCTGTTGTCATCATCATctaaaaacaatgaaagcaAAGGATACTTAGAATATAAAATAGTCTGTACACATCCAACATATATTTAAGCACCCGTCGAATTGGTAGACAGTCGAGAATATAGGTGAGTGGATTAAACTCAACTGAAAAGATGAGTTAACCGAATTATCAACTGACAAGCTGAAGCATCAGAAACAGCAAATGAGCCACTCTGATTTGGCCTACAAAATGTGCAATCAGAAACTTCATCGGCCCAAAAGTTGGaaattctttattatttttttatctttgaagCATTTTTCCTAACATTATTTTAGGAGGAAACAGTTGGAACACACCCCCGATTTAATGTTAAGATCAACACACAGGATTTTTTATATTCATCACTCAAgggatttttttatattcatcactcaaaaaaaaatttccatCCAACTACTATCCATAActatgttttgaaaaataaaacacaatattATGTAAATTTAATACAAAGCACAAAGATACATAATTCAAAACTGCAACAATAGTTATATAGAATGGTACACATACATAATTCAAAACTGCAGCAATAATTAAGAGATGCATCGTGCATGCGACAGTTTTTGCAGTATTCACCAAAAATACCAGCATCTTCTCTTTTGAACTCATTGCAGTAAAAAAGATGCAATTGTTaccttattaattttttttttcacagaATACCTctctattaattaaattttaatatatattgcaGTTACTAAATGTCAAAAGTAAATTCAGACACATTGTTCATAGACAGAACCAACAGCTAAATGTCAAAGACTTAATATGCCATAAAACACAGTAGCAGACATtagaaagacaaaaaaaataatagagtaTGACATAATGAAACAGTACTTATCCTCCCTCCCTCCTCCACTCCTACATGCAATGCAGTTAGTTCGTGATCAGAAAAATGCTTGAGTTATTATATCCTGTTGCACATATTTCATTGAGTTAGCACAGTTGTGTGTACAAAATTATTGTCCACAAAGAGAGGACGGGGGAGGCTTTGTTTAAACACgataaagagaaaaaacaaagaGCATTCTTTTGAATTGAAGAGAGAGTAATAATAGTAAAGTTAAAAGAGAAACACAGCAAAAATGACCGAACATTGATTCACATCATGGCACTTGTACTATCGTGTTGATGTGTTCTGAATAGCATGaactatttaaaatcataatcgaAGGGATTTAAAATCATTTGGAGTAAAGAGTTAAAGATTGTGAGATTGAAGCCCTTGAGAAAGCAGCATCAAAGAGAAGACATCTGTGGCCACAAAATTTTCAAGTTGAGTTGTTTGTTGTAGTCAAAATCATTACAATTGGGTGCACcaataaataatgaaatgctgcaaaattaaaccaaaatctTGAAATTCACTGTCCTACATATAGCAGGAATCAAAAACTTGTATAGCTATTGGCTCCTTCTATGAAGTATGAACTCTACTAATCTCTCTTTCAACTTAATAATTGACTGTTATAATCAGTTTGCTAAACCTACCCCAAGCTTTTCTCTTAACAAAGACTGTTATAATATGTGcttactaattaatatatatagcaTATCActctattaattaaattataatatatacatTGCAATTACTCCATAGCAAAGTTAAAATTGTGAACCAAATGATCACATGTGATAGTGCAGCACCAAGTAACAAAATCTGAGATCATAAAACCATGATCAGATTAATAAGAAATTACTACATATTGAGAATATCTATGTCAAGAAATAATAAGTTTGTAAATATTTCTTCTCAAACCCTAACATGATCCTAGGAAAATCACAACATGCCAGTAAAGTTCCAAAATCGAAAATTGAACTGTTTTAACAATAAACATGCAGCAGAGAATATACACAATTAAACCAAATGAGGCACAACCAACAAGCATACGACAGCAAAGAACAATTCGCTGCAGAAATACGATGACAGATTATGCAGAAATTTAAACAGAACACAGccgtcaaaaataaaaaaagaaattaaaaccaAGATTGAGAGATGAGAAGAACACACAAGAATTGATTACTGACTTCGATGTCTCCAGAAGAAAACAACTCTActattaatgaaataatttgatCAAGATTACAACAGACAACCCTTGGTTCTTCCTCCTTTCTATATTCATAATGAACAACAGAAAACCCTTGCAGCTTTCAAATGAATCTGCCAAATTTTATATACAACCAATCAGCTTAATTGCGTGCAAAATTAATCATTATAGAACATGGAAGAAATCTCATATTTTATGGAATGTTTTCAAGTTATTgctcaataattaataaaacatttCTTTTGTCAGTAGACGAAGTAACAAGCACCACTAATAAACTCACACATGCAAAGTAGAGATCTCAAGTTTGAACTGGGTCATCACGGAAAATATTCAACCTAACAATGTCGGTATCGCCAGTTGAATGTCGGTATCGCCAGTTGAGCTAGGTCTTActgataataattaataaaacactTATTACCAAATTAGGTTAGTAGCTAGGCAAAGCTTAGCACCACACGCCCACACACATTCTTTGTAACCATGTTTTGGGTAACTCAAGCATATACACTGACAAAAATAAtctaatagatatatattaccAGCAATTATACAAGTCATTGACAATGAAAGTAAAGAATAAACGATTCAAAATACATGTTGCCGTTAATAAAGGCAGTAATAAAGAATTAAAGTCAGAAATCAAAAGGATTAAACTCAAAagtaataacaattttaaaaaagaacttCTAATTGAGTAACCTAGTAATCAGGAAAACGCAAACAAACTTCTGCGACATCTAAATGCATATAATCAGGAAAACAAGAACGCATACAATGTGAAACGTCTTCGATGATGTGGTTGGAGTTTGAATCGGAGTCGAATTGACGATTGACGAAAGACTTGGAGGTGGAAGAGGCGGGAGAAGAAGAAGTAGTGACAAAGGTGGTTGATGCCGCCGTGTACGCCGTCTTCTTGAGGCGTTTGTGGCTTGAAAGATCAGTTCACAAAAAAGGTTTGGTCGTACTTGGGGATTAGAGCGCGATGCTACAATGGTTAAGCTTACGGTAGATAGTTTACACTTGATCGATgcttaaaaatacattttaaatcaTA
The genomic region above belongs to Cicer arietinum cultivar CDC Frontier isolate Library 1 chromosome 4, Cicar.CDCFrontier_v2.0, whole genome shotgun sequence and contains:
- the LOC101493636 gene encoding uncharacterized protein, whose protein sequence is MNESAVNRQSNNEEQEDDYMGDLSRFLPSDAIDPPNPKSSSKRISDKKDLSINSSKSQLKTFNWQERRKIERERKQIQEDEQTLAKVEAPIPQSNIGFKLLKQMGYTPGSALGKQGSGRAEPIGIEIRRSRAGIGLEDPHKEKKKMEEIMIDRKRRNEQALMQEFGSRQKSRWQSRRIIVNFNKAKAALDQLENREIVEPEKNEDDAEGEDEEEEEITEEDLLDVLMKLRDEFNYCLFCGCKYESSSALLVNCPGINEDDH